One window from the genome of Acidobacteriota bacterium encodes:
- a CDS encoding LemA family protein, with protein sequence MKRGCLVAILAAIGVAAVVLLLVALSLMATYNRFVSLDEKVGEAWAQVENVYQRRMDLVPNLVETVKGVANFEKETYLAVAEARAKAGQVTLSKELLSDPAAFAKFEQAQGELSTALSRLLVTVERYPELKANENFRDLQSQLEGTENRIAVERRRFNQAVREYNTAIRRFPGRLIASLFGFEEKPYFKAAEGAEKAPQVKF encoded by the coding sequence ATGAAGAGAGGCTGCCTGGTCGCCATCCTGGCCGCGATCGGCGTCGCGGCCGTCGTTCTCCTTCTGGTCGCGTTGTCGCTCATGGCCACCTACAACCGATTCGTCAGCCTCGACGAGAAGGTGGGAGAGGCATGGGCGCAGGTGGAGAACGTCTACCAGCGAAGGATGGACCTCGTGCCGAATCTCGTGGAGACGGTGAAGGGCGTGGCGAATTTCGAGAAGGAAACCTACCTGGCCGTCGCCGAGGCGCGGGCCAAGGCGGGGCAGGTCACGCTCTCCAAGGAGCTGCTGAGCGATCCCGCGGCCTTTGCGAAGTTCGAGCAGGCCCAGGGGGAGCTTTCCACCGCGCTCTCCCGGCTGCTCGTCACCGTCGAGCGGTATCCCGAGCTGAAGGCCAACGAGAACTTCCGCGACCTCCAGTCCCAGCTCGAGGGAACCGAGAACCGCATCGCCGTGGAGCGCCGGCGCTTCAACCAGGCGGTCCGTGAGTACAACACGGCCATCAGGCGCTTTCCGGGCCGGCTGATCGCCTCGCTCTTCGGCTTCGAGGAGAAGCCCTATTTCAAGGCGGCCGAGGGCGCGGAGAAGGCCCCGCAAGTGAAGTTCTGA